In Gavia stellata isolate bGavSte3 chromosome 28, bGavSte3.hap2, whole genome shotgun sequence, a single genomic region encodes these proteins:
- the LOC132319456 gene encoding olfactory receptor 4D1-like has translation MEQENSTTTVKKFFLVGFTESAMLQYILFTTFLVIYSMTWLGNVTIITTVITDQQLHKPLYFLLGNLAFIDLSESSVILPKMLWDLLSEVKTISFSGCITQMFFFHFTGGAVAILLIVMALDRYVALHKPLQYLSIINYNVLLGLVIGAWVGGFVHSIVQVALVIQLPFCGPNFLDNFYCDVPQVIKLACTDIYVVELLMVSNSGLLTVLIFIALIVSYAVILVKIRTHITKGKHKAFSTCAAQVAGVIIHFVPCIFIYARPFQKLVVDKAMSSLYTVITPMLNPMIYTLRNTEMKNAINRLLNNIFFRTRNSQLSFLS, from the coding sequence ATGGAGCAGGAGAACTCTACCACCACTGTGAAAAAATTTTTCCTTGTTGGTTTTACTGAAAGTGCCATGCTGCAGTATATTCTCTTTACAACCTTCCTCGTAATCTACTCAATGACTTGGCTTGGAAATGTCACCATCATCACCACAGTAATCACAGATCAACAGCTCCACAAGCCTTTGTACTTTTTGTTGGGAAATTTAGCCTTCATAGACCTCAGTGAATCCTCAGTGATTCTGCCCAAGATGCTATGGGACCTCTTGTCTGAGGTTAAGACCATTAGTTTTTCGGGGTGCATTAcacagatgtttttcttccatttcacagGAGGTGCTGTGGCCATCCTCCTCATAGTGATGGCTCTGGATCGGTATGTGGCTCTCCATAAACCTTTGCAGTATCTAAGCATTATTAATTACAACGTTCTCCTCGGGCTGGTAATAGGAGCATGGGTAGGGGGGTTTGTTCATTCTATTGTGCAGGTAGCACTGGTCATTCAGTTGCCATTCTGTGGACCAAATTTTCTAGACAATTTCTACTGTGATGTCCCACAGGTAATCAAACTGGCCTGTACAGACATCTATGTGGTTGAGCTACTCATGGTGTCCAATAGTGGCCTGCTTACAGTCCTCATCTTCATTGCCCTGATTGTGTCATATGCTGTCATCCTGGTCAAAATCAGGACACATATCACAAAGGGGaagcacaaagccttttccacttGTGCAGCTCAGGTTGCAGGGGTGATCATCCATTTTGTACCCTGCATCTTCATCTATGCACGTCCGTTCCAAAAGCTTGTGGTGGACAAAGCCATGTCATCTCTTTATACAGTCATCACTCCAATGCTTAATCCCATGATCTACACACTGAGGAACACGGAGATGAAGAATGCCATCAACAGATTACTCAACAACATCTTTTTCAGAACGAGAAATTCACAGCTGTCCTTCCTTTCTTAG